A DNA window from Campylobacter lari contains the following coding sequences:
- the napH gene encoding quinol dehydrogenase ferredoxin subunit NapH, whose amino-acid sequence MKYLILRRIVQLSILTFFSFGVFNFILKGNLSSSVLFSSVPLSDPFAFIQLALASLQVDLMALSGALIVFLFYAIFAGRAFCAWVCPVNIITDFAYFIRSKLGFNQARIFNVNKNLRYYVLAFVLIFSFLFSFPVFEEFSYIGIIQRGIIFGGISWLFVALIVFCIDTFFSPRFTCSHFCPLGAFWALSSHFSLLKVRYNLQKCTKCYKCLGICPEKQVLWMIGKENQDVKSGECIRCGKCVDVCGDDALGFSIINLRRENEK is encoded by the coding sequence ATGAAATATCTTATTTTAAGAAGAATAGTGCAATTGTCTATCTTAACTTTTTTTTCTTTTGGTGTATTTAATTTTATATTAAAAGGAAATTTAAGCTCTTCAGTTTTATTTTCTTCGGTGCCGCTAAGCGATCCTTTTGCGTTTATTCAACTTGCTTTAGCAAGTTTGCAAGTAGATTTAATGGCTTTAAGTGGTGCTTTGATAGTATTTTTATTTTATGCTATTTTTGCTGGAAGAGCGTTTTGTGCTTGGGTTTGTCCTGTAAATATCATTACTGATTTTGCTTATTTTATTAGAAGTAAATTAGGTTTTAATCAAGCAAGGATTTTTAATGTAAATAAAAATTTGCGTTATTATGTTTTGGCTTTTGTTTTGATTTTTTCTTTTCTTTTTTCCTTTCCTGTTTTTGAGGAATTTTCTTATATAGGAATAATCCAAAGAGGAATTATTTTCGGCGGTATTTCTTGGCTTTTTGTAGCTTTGATTGTTTTTTGTATAGATACATTTTTTAGTCCAAGATTTACTTGCTCGCATTTTTGTCCTTTAGGAGCTTTTTGGGCTTTAAGTTCGCATTTTTCATTACTAAAAGTAAGATATAACTTACAAAAATGTACTAAGTGTTATAAATGCCTTGGGATATGTCCTGAAAAGCAAGTGCTTTGGATGATAGGTAAAGAAAATCAAGATGTAAAATCAGGTGAGTGTATAAGATGTGGAAAATGTGTTGATGTTTGCGGTGATGATGCTTTAGGTTTTAGTATAATAAATTTAAGGAGAGAAAATGAAAAATAA
- a CDS encoding nitrate reductase cytochrome c-type subunit, whose protein sequence is MKNKIFLSLAAAVLISACGLAVKSVDSKDIGLRKTSLESENVELLDAKYSQAMAGESVLIERSFENAPPLIPHTLEDMLPITKDNNICLSCHDKAIAKDVGATPLPSSHYFDLRKNKSTKDMISDARFNCTQCHVPQSDAKPLVGNSFEAKFKNEELKKKSNLLDVLNEGVK, encoded by the coding sequence ATGAAAAATAAAATCTTTTTATCCTTAGCAGCAGCTGTTTTAATAAGTGCTTGCGGACTTGCTGTTAAAAGTGTTGATTCAAAAGATATAGGTTTAAGAAAAACAAGTTTAGAAAGTGAAAATGTAGAGTTATTGGATGCAAAGTATTCTCAAGCAATGGCTGGAGAATCTGTTTTAATTGAGAGATCATTTGAAAATGCTCCGCCATTAATTCCACATACTTTAGAGGATATGCTTCCAATTACTAAGGATAATAATATTTGTTTAAGCTGTCATGATAAAGCTATAGCTAAAGATGTTGGGGCCACTCCGCTTCCAAGTAGCCATTATTTTGACTTAAGAAAAAACAAATCTACTAAAGATATGATAAGTGATGCAAGGTTTAATTGTACACAATGCCATGTGCCACAAAGCGATGCAAAACCTTTAGTAGGAAATAGTTTTGAAGCTAAATTTAAAAATGAGGAACTAAAGAAAAAATCTAATCTTTTAGATGTTTTAAATGAAGGCGTAAAATAA
- a CDS encoding WD40 repeat domain-containing protein, giving the protein MKKIFLILLMSVYVFSYELKLDSNLNALKLVDSSLLIGLDNGELNQYFIKDKKMQKITQLDKIKNFYEENLSPRIYSIDYLNGAILILSEGDFGSKRLSIYKNKQLYNYKLLSDGVKKALFLDDDTILLALLGSNIELFDLKTKNIIKNFTFSNSSLSDVVLNEAKTQLVAGFESGEIVLFDVKKWQKIKSYKNLHKDNIYQLDFKNAIITSCSTDRKLGIVRNDQEKSIERDFLIYACSLNKSGSIAVFGDNEKNIIELIDTKNLKTIKKFQNKDFLLEYLIFLNEHEFISTGYEDKIIFWSIDESF; this is encoded by the coding sequence ATGAAAAAAATATTTTTAATCTTACTAATGAGTGTATATGTATTTAGTTATGAGCTTAAACTTGATTCAAATTTAAATGCCTTAAAACTTGTTGATAGTAGTTTGCTTATAGGACTTGATAATGGAGAATTAAATCAGTACTTTATTAAAGACAAAAAAATGCAAAAAATCACTCAACTTGATAAGATTAAAAATTTTTACGAAGAAAATCTTAGCCCTAGAATTTATAGTATTGATTACTTAAATGGGGCTATTTTGATTTTAAGTGAAGGTGATTTTGGTAGTAAAAGGCTTAGTATTTATAAAAATAAACAACTTTACAACTATAAGCTTTTAAGTGATGGAGTAAAAAAAGCTTTGTTTTTAGATGATGATACTATTTTATTAGCCTTGCTAGGTTCTAATATAGAGCTTTTTGATCTAAAAACAAAAAATATTATAAAAAATTTTACTTTCTCTAACTCAAGTTTAAGTGATGTGGTTTTAAATGAGGCAAAAACTCAATTAGTAGCAGGTTTTGAAAGTGGTGAAATAGTACTTTTTGATGTGAAAAAGTGGCAAAAAATAAAAAGTTATAAAAATCTTCATAAAGATAATATTTATCAACTTGATTTTAAAAATGCAATTATTACAAGTTGTAGCACTGATAGAAAATTAGGCATAGTGCGAAATGATCAAGAAAAAAGCATAGAAAGAGACTTTTTAATATATGCTTGTAGTCTAAATAAAAGTGGTTCTATAGCGGTTTTTGGAGATAATGAAAAAAATATTATAGAGCTTATAGATACTAAAAATTTAAAAACAATAAAAAAATTCCAAAATAAAGATTTTTTGCTAGAAT
- the napG gene encoding ferredoxin-type protein NapG, with protein MKNRREFLAFTFKLLCIGSGSAFLASLAFSSNQEYFLRPPGADDEKEFLSKCIRCGLCVKACPYDVLKLANLENSAKNGTPFFIARENPCRLCEDIPCIRDCPTNALDHKYLEQNDGIYKTKMGIAIIDSASCVAYWGIQCDACYRACPLIDKALKLEIKRNERTAKHAFLLPVVDHEVCVGCGICEKACITQKAAIRVLPREFVLGKAGDNYIKGWDEKDEKRLQDVNTDKNFNKNKAKDYLNDGELL; from the coding sequence ATGAAAAATAGAAGAGAATTTTTAGCCTTTACTTTTAAGCTTTTATGTATAGGAAGCGGAAGTGCATTTTTAGCAAGTTTAGCATTTAGCTCAAATCAGGAGTATTTTTTAAGACCTCCTGGGGCAGATGATGAAAAAGAATTTTTATCAAAATGTATACGATGTGGACTTTGTGTAAAAGCTTGTCCTTATGATGTTTTAAAACTAGCAAATTTAGAAAATAGTGCTAAAAATGGCACACCCTTTTTTATAGCAAGAGAAAATCCTTGTAGATTGTGCGAGGATATACCTTGTATAAGAGATTGCCCTACAAATGCGCTAGATCATAAATATTTAGAGCAAAATGATGGAATTTATAAAACAAAAATGGGTATAGCTATAATTGATAGTGCAAGTTGTGTTGCTTATTGGGGAATTCAATGTGATGCTTGTTATAGAGCCTGTCCATTGATAGATAAGGCATTAAAGCTTGAAATAAAACGCAATGAAAGAACTGCAAAGCACGCATTTTTATTACCTGTAGTAGATCATGAAGTATGCGTGGGATGTGGGATTTGTGAGAAAGCCTGTATAACGCAAAAAGCTGCTATTAGAGTTTTACCTAGAGAATTTGTCTTGGGAAAAGCTGGGGATAATTACATCAAAGGTTGGGATGAAAAAGATGAAAAACGCTTGCAAGATGTAAACACAGATAAAAATTTCAATAAAAACAAGGCTAAAGATTATCTTAATGATGGAGAATTGTTATGA